DNA from Aggregatimonas sangjinii:
ACGAACCTTTATCAGGGTTGTCAAAATATCATTCCACGTCTGCTGTTTTGTAAGTACTGCGTTATCGAACATGCAACCATCCCAGCAAATGTGTTCGAAGGCTTTGGTCAGTGTTCCATTTTCATTACGAAGCCAGAAACCGGCATCGTTCGCTACATCAAGTTTACCATTCGGGTCCGTGGCCAAACAATGGCGACCGGTTTTATCATGTGATCCGGTCCCGTGCACAGTACCGTCATTTTGGGCTACATGAAAATCTATGGTCCAAGGACGGAGAGCATCCGTAACTTTTTTCAATGCCTCGGTCAATGTTTGGCGGTCATTCCAATCGAAATCTTGAGGGAGTATGCGATGTTCAGGAGCGTTATAGCCTAGCAAGTAGAGTAAAGTGTGGGACATATCGGCTTGAAAACCGATATTTGGTCGGTCTACCGCCTCTAAGGTATCTACCATGGATTTCCAACTGTGCATCCCACCCCAGCATATTTCGCCCTCTGCTGCCAGTTTTTCATCGTAATCGGCAGCCACGTCGCATGCTTCCCTGAACGTTTTCGCTACCAATTTGGTGTTGCCAACGGGATCCTTCGCCCATTCTTCGGGGCTGGAAGCGGAATCGATACGAATTACACCGTATGATCGTACGCCATGTGCCCTTAGGACTTTCCCGAAATGGCATGATTTGCGAACCATTTCTACAAAAGTCTTACGGTCATCATCACTACCTAGTGTAGGACCACCCCAAATCGGGGCTACCAAGCTTCCGACCTTTAGGCCGTGACTGGCAATCTTATCCGCTATTCTCTTTATTTCGTCATCGGAACTGTCGATATTAATATGGGGGTCCAAAAGGCCTAAATCCACACCGTCGAACTTTATACCGTCTACTTCGGCTGCAGCGGTCATTTCCAACATCGTGTCAAAGGATATGGGTGGTTCAGAGTCAGGACCTTTGCCAACTATCCCAGGCCATGTCGCGTTGTGTAACTTTGGAAAACTATTATTTTGCATACTTCTGTTTTTAAATTAAAAAATCTTGACTACAACTTCAAATCCGGATTTTCGGGGCCAAAATGTTTTAGCATGACGATGGGGTCCGTACTGCTATGGTTGACAATGGTAACCCCTTCTTTTGCAGCTTGCTCGGTCACAAAATATTCGTCATGTGTCAATTGTCCATACCGTATCAAAGTGGGAGTTTCTATATCCCAAACCCCCATCTTGCCATGCCCTTGCATCATGATCATTCCATAACACGCATTGTCCTTTACGGTTACCGTCTCTCCCGGTAGCACCGTTAGTTCTTTGGCGCTAAAGGCATCGGAGCGGTAACAGACCCATTTGTCAACATAACCTTGCGCTTCCATTTCTTCCATTGGCGCTACGGGTATCGGGTTCATAAATCTGGTTTCCAGCATATTGGGGTCGGTATTCAATTCCCAGTCGATTACCTCCATCAGTTGGTCAAAGTCACCTATGCGATCTTTCGGCGTACCATTCCACAACAATTCCTCCGGGATTATGGCCTCGTTTACCAAAGACTGGTACATGGCGAATACATCGGAAGCTTTTTGCGGTTCGTAGGTACACATACTGCCAGGCGCATGTAGCATTCCCGGGGGTACATCCCAACCCGTTCCAGGCTCTAGCCGGAAAGCGGATGAGAAATTGGTGATTTTGTTGTCGCCTTTAGTAAAATTGACCAAACACTCACGAATCTGTTCTTTGGTGGTGCCTGGGCTTATGCCAAAAAAGGTATAAGGGAAATCACCTCCGTGGTTATTTACCTGTGGCGGAAAGTAATACGCCTCGGGCTTTCCCTTTTGCCCGATTTTCGCCGCATGTTCGTCATTATGATGTATATGGTGGGGGAGTGGCCCCATATTATCGAAAAACTTGGAGTACATGGGCCAGCTTTCATATGCGTTCCATAAACGGTCGCCGATGATTTTTCCTTTTAATTCATCGATAACGTCTTTTAATAGAATTTGAACTTCTTTACCGTCGTCCTCTACAACAACAGGACTTAAGCCTTCATTTTTCCCGGTCAAGGGGCCGTTCTCAGTGGGTGTTGTCGAAGAGAACCAACGCTCGTCTATACCTCCTCGTGCGCCACCCAAAACATAGTAATCGTCTGGATGCAATTTGATTCTTCTACCTGGTACGCAAAAAGACCGTGGGACCCATGTGGGTGCCAACCGTAAAATTCCCTTACCTTGTTCCAAGGCTTTTTCTGCCAGTGTTGCCATAGTATGTTTTATAATTTATTTTAAAATTCGGTTCTAAATGCTTCTATTTTTTCGGGTGAAATCACTTCTATATCCAAGGAATAGCTTCTCCTTTCCCCGGGCTCCAGAAAAATAAGGTTGCCCTCTTTTCGCGCTTTCTTCTGGCCGATTGGCGGATTCGTTGCGGGTTCGAGCGCCGTGACGTATTCATTTTTGCCCCAATGCTGCCAATTGATCAACCAGGGTAACTGCTTCTTGGGAAAGCGAACGGCTACGGCAAGATTCAGTTTCTTGTTGTATAGGCCACAGTTAGACTGCCCATTCCCATCGGCATCGACATCGATAAATGCCACGTCTTCGCCCGAACCCGAATGCGATTCCATCGGTGGAGGGCAAACGCGATAGCTACTACCTTCCTTAAAAATCTTTTGATCGGAATCGGGAGTAGGTGAACGCCATGATCCTTTCCATAGGATTTCCGTTCCTTCGTCAACTAGTGGCCAACCAAAATTGACATGATACAGCAGCATATGCGGTACTTCTTCGTTACCGCGGTTAACTACTTCATCCTGAACACTTATTTTAGGTTCCCCCAATTTCCCGGAAATCGTTCGTTTAAGTTCTAAAACAGGACCGAACACCTGTGCTTCCCGTACTATTCCTGTAACGCTCATCTCCATTTTACCTGCAATGGGATCTGGCTGTACTATCGAAACAATTTCTGCAGGGGTGTTGCTGATACGCCCGTGTAGGCCGCGCGTTCCATATTCATCGTCTTCCGGTCCGCCTACATGCGACAGTCCGCAAGTGGTAAGCAATCCACCGCCGAAATTGCGTATCCACCCCATACCCGTATCGGAAAAACGCTCCGGTGGGGTTGTTCCTGTATGACTTAACCATGCCAAACTGTGCTGGTTGTGGAAAGCTTCTCCAATATCCATCGCCCGATCTAGAATTACTTTGTAGCGTAGACCGGTTCCAGTATTA
Protein-coding regions in this window:
- a CDS encoding aldose 1-epimerase family protein; this translates as MSNTDFIHTGKDKISNVAQIGGIETSILDNGLGRGTRIAWINTGTGLRYKVILDRAMDIGEAFHNQHSLAWLSHTGTTPPERFSDTGMGWIRNFGGGLLTTCGLSHVGGPEDDEYGTRGLHGRISNTPAEIVSIVQPDPIAGKMEMSVTGIVREAQVFGPVLELKRTISGKLGEPKISVQDEVVNRGNEEVPHMLLYHVNFGWPLVDEGTEILWKGSWRSPTPDSDQKIFKEGSSYRVCPPPMESHSGSGEDVAFIDVDADGNGQSNCGLYNKKLNLAVAVRFPKKQLPWLINWQHWGKNEYVTALEPATNPPIGQKKARKEGNLIFLEPGERRSYSLDIEVISPEKIEAFRTEF
- a CDS encoding sugar phosphate isomerase/epimerase family protein; translated protein: MQNNSFPKLHNATWPGIVGKGPDSEPPISFDTMLEMTAAAEVDGIKFDGVDLGLLDPHINIDSSDDEIKRIADKIASHGLKVGSLVAPIWGGPTLGSDDDRKTFVEMVRKSCHFGKVLRAHGVRSYGVIRIDSASSPEEWAKDPVGNTKLVAKTFREACDVAADYDEKLAAEGEICWGGMHSWKSMVDTLEAVDRPNIGFQADMSHTLLYLLGYNAPEHRILPQDFDWNDRQTLTEALKKVTDALRPWTIDFHVAQNDGTVHGTGSHDKTGRHCLATDPNGKLDVANDAGFWLRNENGTLTKAFEHICWDGCMFDNAVLTKQQTWNDILTTLIKVRELHGWN
- a CDS encoding class I mannose-6-phosphate isomerase — protein: MATLAEKALEQGKGILRLAPTWVPRSFCVPGRRIKLHPDDYYVLGGARGGIDERWFSSTTPTENGPLTGKNEGLSPVVVEDDGKEVQILLKDVIDELKGKIIGDRLWNAYESWPMYSKFFDNMGPLPHHIHHNDEHAAKIGQKGKPEAYYFPPQVNNHGGDFPYTFFGISPGTTKEQIRECLVNFTKGDNKITNFSSAFRLEPGTGWDVPPGMLHAPGSMCTYEPQKASDVFAMYQSLVNEAIIPEELLWNGTPKDRIGDFDQLMEVIDWELNTDPNMLETRFMNPIPVAPMEEMEAQGYVDKWVCYRSDAFSAKELTVLPGETVTVKDNACYGMIMMQGHGKMGVWDIETPTLIRYGQLTHDEYFVTEQAAKEGVTIVNHSSTDPIVMLKHFGPENPDLKL